Genomic DNA from Chanos chanos chromosome 6, fChaCha1.1, whole genome shotgun sequence:
AAACCCTGTTTTCATGAAATAGCTAGctaacaaaagcaaacagatttttttagtGCAAACGCATGACGTCCATCTCCCTGTTATCTTTATTGCTGGCTATGGAGTCTCGACTATACGTCTAACTTTATAAAATCACGTGGAGTACGATTTACGTCCTCATTTGGCTTTACATGAGTACATGATGGTGCTTTACTGTTTACCCATAATAAAACACTATTCTCTAATTCACAACGTGAAATTGAGGGTGTGACGGCACTACTTTAAAGTAAACAGCACAAACTGACAAGGAAATATGTGGACAGTACCTGGCTGCAAATATATTGTAAGTGTTCAATTACACAATAAGTCATTAACAGCAATTGAATACTTTAATTCTAATTTATCCACACACTACCTATTCAAATAAATCAAACGTTTCCCCCCTGATCTTGATGCAACAGTCCCACCATATGTACAAAACTTGATTTGATTTTCCACATAACTGCAACACTATAGATATAACCCAGATAGTTTTAAAGTGCATAGCTACACTACATACCTATAAATTTTAACTTTCCCAATTATTCTAATGATGTCTGTGTTAACCCTAATCCCACGAGATCTATAACTGTACCATTATCTCCATTTTTCAATGAATTCTAACTTAAAATCCAcaatatttatctgttttgtgaAGACAGCCTGGCTATTTAAAAGCCTGTGGTTTGTAGATTGTACCCTTGAAGAGTCAGGTGAGGTTTTAGTGTCTATTCAAGAAAAGGATAAAACTGCAGTTATGCACTTTAACACTTTATAGATGATCTTCAGCACTGCAGGTAGGTCAAACCACCCATCCAACAAACTTTCCATATGTGATGGCAAAAAGATTaatatgacacatttttttacTCTTAATTAAAAAAGACAATGCCAAAATGTCAAACACCATAACACTCTCAATGTTTcataacagaagaaaaaatattttgtgcaTAATAATGTTTTACGTGACCCAgtgtaaaaatgattcatttggtGCCTCTGAGAATCAAAAAGGAAAAGCAGTATTTTGATCTTTAGTGTAACAGAGGCTATTCTAACAGCACCAATGCTATCATCTACCGCCTACAATCCATACTTTTGAAATCTACCCTGCAACACAGGCTAGTCAAAAACCTTTGCAAAAAGGATGTCACTTAAAGTCAAATACTGGATAGCAATACTCTTCGCAAAATATTTAAGCCCCTATTCAACTTTTTTAGCCTTTGTTCAAGTAAAAGTTATGAGTAAACCAGCAGACTTTGACATCACTGTCTAGTACAATTACACCGTCATATGGCATAACCTTGAGAAAGGGGCTAAGACAAGTATAATAATGCtttccattttaaaatagtGTCACACAGATTCCCAACAGGGATGATGAAAGGCATTGTCAAAAGTTTTGGTTTCAGTAGAGGCTTCCTCTTCAGTTAAGCAATAAACTAATATGCTACatatccaaacaaacaaaaatctgtgGAATTACAATACTATGCTGATAAATACCAaggagaccttttttttttatcacagttcAACCACTGAAAAGCTCAACAGTTTGAGAACAGTTGAGATTAATACTGGGTAGGTGGGACTGAAGACCACCTGTGTAAGGAGTCTCTCTTGTCACTGGGCTATGTGAGGTAGAGGATTAGACCAACTGAGCTGGGCAGCTGTGGAGGGGTGAGCAACACGTGAGGCAGGGTGGCAGTAGGGTGGAGTGGTGTTGTGAGCCTTAAGGGTCGACGAACAGGTTTACACCTCCCCAAAATTAGTGTGACCAGTCTCCTTGGCGTGTTCACGAGCTTCTTTTTGTCCCACCAGACCTGTCTGGCACACCATGCACCGCAGAGAGAAACGGTTGACGTCCGTGAACTGCCGCTTCCTCCGTGCCTCGTCGGCCAGCTCTAGAGCCTCCGCCAGGATGATGTCATCGGTGGTGGAGAAAACAGTCTGGGGCGGGGCTTCGGAGCCGGGTACTATCTTCTGCAACGGGTCGTAATGGATCCCGTCGTAAATGAGCAGAACCCGTTTATTGTAGCCCGAATCCTCGCCGAAGCGGTCTACGCGCACAGTCTGCGTGTCCACCACACAAATCTCACACTGGTAGAACTTAGAGAGGATGGACACTTCAATGGCGCCACCCCAGGTGTCATCGCGACGGATCCAGGCACAGTACTCCTCATTGGTTTTCCCGAGCACAGCCTCAGAATAGGCCGTAGGGTCGCTGGCCACGATCTGAGCAATGAGGCCTCGCATTTCGGGAGCACAAGTTGGGTCGTATACCCCTCCTTCTACCACGTAGTTGACACTAGTGAACAGACAGGAGTTGTCAGCAGGGACAACACGGCGCATTAACACGGGAGAAGACTCCACATGTGATCCCTTTGTCACAGCAGCGTTTGTCTGAGGTTTGggtttgttcttttcctcttctaCAATCAGAGTGTCTCCTGCAATGAAGTCAAGAAGTACAGCTTTTCAGACAGAATAATTCACGCGTGAATTTTATTTAACCAAGGCACTACACCgatgagccaaaacattatgaccacCCGCCTAATATGCTGTTGGTCCTTCATGTGCCACCAGAACAGCCCCAGCCCGCCGAGGCATGGACTCCACAGGACCCCTGAGGGTGTCCTCTGGTATCCGGCACtaaaacattagcagcagagCCTTCAAGTCCTGTTCATGGCAATGATATTCCCTGATGGCAGTGGCCTCTTTCAGCAGGATAATGCACCTTGTAACACTGCACACATTGTTCGGGAATGGTTTGAGGAACATGATGAAGTGTTCAAGGTGTCGCCCTGGCCTCCAAATTCTCCAGATCTCAGTCCGATTGAGCATCTGTGGGATGTGCTGGAGCAACAAGTCCAATCCACGGCAGCTCCACCTCACAGCTTACAGgacttgaaggatctgctgctaatgttttggtgccagaCACCACAGGACCCCTTTAGGGGGCCTGTGGAGTCCATGCCTTGGCAGGTCGGCGCTGTTTTGGCGGCACACGGAGGACCAACAGCATATTAGGGAGgtggtcataatgttttggATCATTGGTATATATTGTACTACATGCACTAACAGTGTTAGGGTGTTCGGGTACTTCACCTGATTTAATGGGGTAGTCCTTGAGGTACGCATCTCCGTTGCGGAGATCCAAGCTGGAGGGAGGATAACCCACCATGATTTTCTGCACATCACAAGGGATGCCAGTAAGCTCCTCCACTTTATCTTTCAGCTCTTGAACACAGGACTGGTGCGTTAGGCCCTGCATCAGATGGGTCCCATTCTTGGCCTTGCAACGCAAACGCAGCATCCTAAACTCCTTTGGATCTCTGATAGAACCGTACACACAATACATTTGATGCGGAAATAGAACATCAAACTAGTTGTAGGCTAAATGCACAAGTCTGTTGATGTCCATTATAGAGGCAACATCCTACTTtattctgaaacacactgttATTACATTCCATATAACTGTCAACTTCAAGTCGAAATTGTTAGACACAACTCAAACTAAGTCGTCAAACAGTCGATTCGCTTAATACGATCTGAGGGTTAAAAAAGCGAAAACACAATTGAAATGCTGAACTCAGAGGTATCTGACAATAGTAAACGCTAGCTATATCTTGCTGTATATCTTTCATAAGAGTACGCTCCCTTGCCATGATGCAAGTAAACTCTCATGTCCGCAAGACTGGCAGTTGTTTCAGAGAGATAAGATCCCGGAATAATGTTTGCTAATCCTATATGCACTTTGTAGCGCGAATCAGATTGAGTGAGCTGTCTAGCTGTAATACAAAGGTATCGCGCTGGCTACCGTTGGTTACGAACGATAGCTAAAATTTCAATAAGGAAAATTAAGAGCTTTTCCCTTCCTTTCGTTTATCATAGCTATCAAAGCTAGTTTTGTACTGAGATAACTCTTATGTCACATGTTATCAGCAAAGTACATAACCTATCTACAAATAGCCTTAGCTGAATAGCTAGCTAGACAAATAAATGCACATGCTATAGTAGGACAGCAACGCTAATGTTAATCCATTCGATGTGTTGTAAACGAGCTTAGACTTCCTAgttttttagattttaaaacaaatatcgGTAGAGATTCCGTAAATGCAGAGTAACTTTGCTAACATCGTTGCCAATTGTTAAACTATGGCTAATTTAGGAAAAGCTCtcttagctagctagctagacTAACCTACAAGCAAACTTGCACCAAAGACAAGCCTTTTCAAAACACTTGTTAAATTTCTGAGGGTATAATCTTTATTTTGAGCGGAGTAACTATATAGTCTCATTTAGAATTGTGTGGTTAAAATTAGGACTCGTTGTAAAACAGCATCTTGTGCTTACCACTCAACTCCTCCCGGACAATAAATACCGTACTGTCAAGTAAAATGTGTACATCGTCACAAATGTAGCCGAGCACTTTCGTCAGTATGTAGTCACACAAATATATGACGTTTGCACAGACTGTCGCTGAATCAGTGTATACTAAATAAATACTGTTTGTTACATTTGCTGTGGGAAAACCGTTATATCACAAACAACAGCACCACGAAATAGCCAGTATATCACATGTTCTATTGTCTTTTAATAATTTGCAAAGACTTCTGGCGCATTAACAACATTAACAACGACAATTAACCGACAAGTATCCCTTCTGTAATTAACGCAGTCCACGTAGTCCATGTAACGCAGTCCAGTAATTATGAACACGTACAGCACTTAAttactcaagaaaaaaaaaaatcaatcaaaactCAATAAAAACGCGCTTTCTGATTGAAATTTGACTTGGTCCCTTGCAAGGTGTTGAAGGATACAGTTGTTTCTGtagatttttgtcttttttatttttttattttcagtttttaactAGATCTTTTTTATCTGTCAAGGGTC
This window encodes:
- the yod1 gene encoding ubiquitin thioesterase OTU1, whose translation is MLRLRCKAKNGTHLMQGLTHQSCVQELKDKVEELTGIPCDVQKIMVGYPPSSLDLRNGDAYLKDYPIKSGDTLIVEEEKNKPKPQTNAAVTKGSHVESSPVLMRRVVPADNSCLFTSVNYVVEGGVYDPTCAPEMRGLIAQIVASDPTAYSEAVLGKTNEEYCAWIRRDDTWGGAIEVSILSKFYQCEICVVDTQTVRVDRFGEDSGYNKRVLLIYDGIHYDPLQKIVPGSEAPPQTVFSTTDDIILAEALELADEARRKRQFTDVNRFSLRCMVCQTGLVGQKEAREHAKETGHTNFGEV